The following proteins are encoded in a genomic region of Hippoglossus hippoglossus isolate fHipHip1 chromosome 3, fHipHip1.pri, whole genome shotgun sequence:
- the ercc5 gene encoding DNA repair protein complementing XP-G cells isoform X3 yields the protein MGVHGLWRLLESSGKPINPETLDGKILAVDISIWLNQAVKGVRDRDGNSVQNAHLLTLFHRVCKLLFFRIRPVFVFDGDAPLLKRQTLALRRQRKEELSQESKQTNEKLLKTFLKRQAIKAALGDRSQDPLPSLSTVKRPEVDDMYVLPALPPAEEKDESGSEARQSSDEEEDKELEGSDSYHMYQGDLPGDPNSVDINSEEFAILPPEMKHEILKDMKEFSKRRRTLYQQPPEGSGDFSQYQLSGLLQRNKLNQRLEGVEKEMNERSAGSAPQLCQQDGQSHSVEARRLVSEDNSHYILIKGSKKSKTATESKTATESQPATAPWSGSSLTGCRRRPADRPEPLWRPVCEGEEDKSSPSKEDFKRSASEPPQGDTAPPSPRTLEAIQAAMNDSSDEETVGRGKKDGSVSPRTLLAIQNVLVEEEDSGAEQRNVSVNLQKTIHRPVPQLVISSSEEETEPLDVKCLLTSTDYRENPTGRSPHVKDSLLVSSSEDEMKDVIGQSNKALHTAVLPQPHRKEMRSEEEMKDRELKEDVTTGSGGQIEKKDDLVQPHAAAASSQNTSSINLSAQRCVKPLSAETQPVLSEQRRNVSAETLEESDEDDVKSEGGEGSESEESFMEVSEEEFKEEDEDDSIVEIREMERPADVHEDETKKKEEPEESSTEAQAAALKSDEDKQRQDEEDERKETEASSNPVVNEWNHMDMEELEALESSLQVEQSSLREQKQQQERMANTVTGQMYLESQELLRLFGVPFLVAPMEAEAQCAELDRAEQTHGTITDDSDVWLFGGRHVYKNFFSQNKYVEHYQCSDLQNQLGLDRTKLINLAYLLGSDYTEGVPGVGYVTGMEILNEFPGPGLDPLTQFSQWWSEAQEKKRLVANPRDTKVKKKLRDLKLRPGFPNPAVAQAYLQPAVDHSDGSFSWGRPQIDVIKEFCLNRFGWSSRKTEETLQPMIKQLNTQQTQLRIDSFFRMEQQEKQAIRSQRLRRAVTCLKRKEKGEGAEESEEEMPSPIKSKRGKEASKNSKKGGGEKETERAVAGGGFLGSEVTDESPHTSLKDVSSVNHESISVKSAPQCTKTPPRKVRSSSSSSGEDSDGVGEVAMVTARSVFEGSARGRNAKNTRGRGKGRGKKTRGKN from the exons ATGGGGGTGCACGGACTGTGGAGGCTGCTGGAGAGCTCAGGGAAGCCCATCAACCCGGAGACCCTGGACGGGAAGATCCTCGCTGTCG ACATCAGCATATGGCTGAACCAGGCCGTGAAGGGGGTGAGGGACCGGGACGGCAACAGCGTCCAGAACGCCCACCTCCTCACTCTCTTCCACCGCGTCTGCAAGCTGCTCTTCTTTCGCATCCGGCCAGTCTTTGTGTTTGACGGGGACGCACCGCTGCTGAAGAGGCAGACTCTG GctctgaggaggcagaggaaggaggagttGAGCCAAGAGTCCAAACAGACCAATGAGAAACTCCTCAAGACGTTCCTCAAGAGACAAGCTATCAAAGCTGCACTTGGAGACCGCAG TCAGGATCCTCTCCCCAGCCTCTCCACTGTGAAGAGACCTGAGGTGGACGACATGTATGTTCTTCCAGCCCTCCCacctgcagaggagaaggaCGAAAGCGGATCAGAGGCCAGGCAAAG ttcagatgaggaggaagataaAGAGTTAGAGGGGAGTGACAGTTATCACATGTATCAG GGCGATCTGCCTGGAGACCCCAACTCAGTGGACATCAACTCAGAGGAGTTTGCCATCCTGCCTCCTGAGATGAAACACGAGATCCTCAAAGACATGAAGGAGTTTTCCAAACGACGCCGCACCCTGTACCAGCAACCTCCAGAG GGCTCAGGTGACTTTTCTCAGTACCAGTTGTCCGGcctgctgcagaggaacaagCTGAACCAGCGTCTGGAGGGAGTGGAGAAAGAGATGAACGAGCGGAGCGCCGGCAGCGCTCCACAGCTCTGCCAACAGGACGGGCAGAGTCACAGCGTGGAGGCACGTCGACTGGTTTCAGAAGACAATTCCCACTATATCCTCATTAAAG GCTCCAAAAAGAGTAAAACTGCCACAGAGAGTAAAACTGCCACCGAGAGCCAACCTGCCACTGCACCCTGGTCTGGCAGCTCCCTGACGGGCTGCAGAAGACGACCAGCCGACAGACCCGAGCCCCTGTGGCGTCCTGTttgtgagggagaggaggacaagTCGAGTCCCTCCAAAGAAGACTTCAAACGCTCAGCATCAGAACCCCCTCAGGGGGACACAGCGCCACCCTCCCCTCGCACACTCGAGGCGATCCAGGCCGCAATGAACGACAGCTCAGATGAGGAGACGGTGGGACGGGGTAAGAAGGATGGCAGCGTGTCTCCACGTACTCTGCTGGCAATCCAAAACGTCCTGGTTGAGGAGGAAGACAGTGGAGCTGAACAGAGAAACGTATCCGTCAACCTGCAGAAGACTATTCATCGTCCTGTGCCACAACTGGTgatcagcagctcagaggaagagacagaaccCCTTGATGTAAAGTGTTTATTAACTAGTACTGACTATAGGGAGAACCCGACAGGCAGAAGTCCACATGTGAAAGATAGCTTGTTAGTTAGTAGTTCTGAAGACGAGATGAAGGACGTGATTGGTCAGAGTAATAAAGCACTTCACACTGCAGTGCTGCCACAACCTCACAGGAAAGAGATGAGGtcagaagaggagatgaaggacAGAGAGCTGAAAGAGGATGTAACGACAGGAAGTGGAGGGCagatagaaaagaaagatgatttGGTTCAACcgcacgctgctgctgcttccagtCAAAACACATCATCCATCAATCTTTCTGCTCAGCGGTGTGTAAAACCTCTGAGTGCAGAGACTCAGCCTGTTCtgtcagagcagagaagaaacGTGTCCGCTGAGACTCTGGAGGagagtgatgaagatgatgtgaaGTCAGAGGGCGGCGAGGGGAGCGAGTCAGAAG agaGCTTCATGGAGGTCTCAGAAGAAGAATttaaagaggaggatgaagatgattcGATTGTTGAAATCAGAGAGATGGAGCGTCCGGCTGACGTCCATGAAGATGAGACCAAGAAGAAAGAAGAACCAGAGGAAAGTTCGACAGAGGctcaagctgctgctctgaaatCAGACgaggacaaacagagacaggatGAAGAGGACGAGCGAAAAGAAACAGAGGCCAGCTCAAATCCAGTGGTCAACGAATGGAATCACATGGATATG gaggagctggaggctctGGAGAGCTCTCTGCAGGTGGAGCAGAGCAGCCTGAGGgagcagaaacagcagcaggagaggatggCGAACACGGTCACCGGACAGATGTACCTGGAGAGCCAG GAGCTGCTGCGACTGTTCGGCGTGCCCTTCCTGGTGGCGCCGATGGAGGCCGAGGCTCAGTGTGCAGAGCTCGACCGCGCCGAACAGACTCACGGGACCATCACGGACGACTCTGATGTGTGGCTGTTCGGAGGGCGGCACGTGTACAAAAACTTCTTCAGCCAGAACAAATACGTGGAACATTACCAGTGCAGTGATCTGCAGAACCAACTGG gtCTGGACAGGACCAAGCTGATAAACCTGGCGTACCTGCTTGGAAGTGACTACACAGAGGGCGTGCCGGGGGTCGGGTACGTGACCGGCATGGAGATACTGAATGAGTTCCCAGGACCGGGGCTGGATCCGCTAACAcagttcag TCAGTGGTGGTCAGAGGCTCAGGAGAAAAAGCGCCTAGTGGCTAATCCGCGGGACACAAAGGTGAAGAAGAAGTTGAGGGATCTAAAACTGCGGCCTGGGTTCCCAAACCCGGCGGTGGCTCAGGCGTATCTGCAGCCCGCTGTGGACCACTCAGACGGCTCCTTCAGCTGGGGACGCCCCCAGATCGACGTGATTAAAGA GTTCTGTCTGAATCGCTTTGGTTGGAGCAGTCGGAAAACAGAGGAGACTCTTCAGCCTATGATCAAGCAGCTCAACACGCAGCAG ACTCAGCTGCGGATCGACTCTTTCTTCCGCATGGAGCAACAAGAAAAACAGGCGATCCGCAGCCAGCGACTCCGGCGAGCGGTCACCTGcctgaagaggaaggagaagggggaaggagcggaggagagtgaggaggagatgcCTTCCCCAATCAAATccaagagagggaaggaagcaAGCAAGAATtcaaagaaaggaggaggagagaaggaaacgGAGAGAGCCGTGGCAGGAGGAGGGTTTCTGGGGTCAGAGGTGACTGATGAATCTCCTCATACGTCTCT CAAGGACGTGAGCAGCGTCAACCACGAGTCCATCTCAGTAAAGTCTGCCCCTCAGTGTACTAAGACTCCACCTCGGAAggtcaggagcagcagcagcagctctggcgAGGACAGCGATGGTGTTGGCGAGGTCGCTATGGTTACAGCCCGATCTGTCTTTGAAGGCAGCGCACGAGGGCGCAACGCGAAAAACacgagagggagagggaagggaagaggaaagaaaacgcGAGGAAAAAACTGA
- the ercc5 gene encoding DNA repair protein complementing XP-G cells isoform X2: protein MGVHGLWRLLESSGKPINPETLDGKILAVDISIWLNQAVKGVRDRDGNSVQNAHLLTLFHRVCKLLFFRIRPVFVFDGDAPLLKRQTLALRRQRKEELSQESKQTNEKLLKTFLKRQAIKAALGDRSQDPLPSLSTVKRPEVDDMYVLPALPPAEEKDESGSEARQSSDEEEDKELEGSDSYHMYQGDLPGDPNSVDINSEEFAILPPEMKHEILKDMKEFSKRRRTLYQQPPEGSGDFSQYQLSGLLQRNKLNQRLEGVEKEMNERSAGSAPQLCQQDGQSHSVEARRLVSEDNSHYILIKGSKKSKTATESKTATESQPATAPWSGSSLTGCRRRPADRPEPLWRPVCEGEEDKSSPSKEDFKRSASEPPQGDTAPPSPRTLEAIQAAMNDSSDEETVGRGKKDGSVSPRTLLAIQNVLVEEEDSGAEQRNVSVNLQKTIHRPVPQLVISSSEEETEPLDVKCLLTSTDYRENPTGRSPHVKDSLLVSSSEDEMKDVIGQSNKALHTAVLPQPHRKEMRSEEEMKDRELKEDVTTGSGGQIEKKDDLVQPHAAAASSQNTSSINLSAQRCVKPLSAETQPVLSEQRRNVSAETLEESDEDDVKSEGGEGSESEESFMEVSEEEFKEEDEDDSIVEIREMERPADVHEDETKKKEEPEESSTEAQAAALKSDEDKQRQDEEDERKETEASSNPVVNEWNHMDMEELEALESSLQVEQSSLREQKQQQERMANTVTGQMYLESQELLRLFGVPFLVAPMEAEAQCAELDRAEQTHGTITDDSDVWLFGGRHVYKNFFSQNKYVEHYQCSDLQNQLGLDRTKLINLAYLLGSDYTEGVPGVGYVTGMEILNEFPGPGLDPLTQFSQWWSEAQEKKRLVANPRDTKVKKKLRDLKLRPGFPNPAVAQAYLQPAVDHSDGSFSWGRPQIDVIKEFCLNRFGWSSRKTEETLQPMIKQLNTQQTQLRIDSFFRMEQQEKQAIRSQRLRRAVTCLKRKEKGEGAEESEEEMPSPIKSKRGKEASKNSKKGGGEKETERAVAGGGFLGSEVTDESPHTSLKDVSSVNHESISVKSAPQCTKTPPRKVRSSSSSSGEDSDGVGEVAMVTARSVFEGSARGRNAKNTRGRGKGRGKKTRGKN, encoded by the exons ATGGGGGTGCACGGACTGTGGAGGCTGCTGGAGAGCTCAGGGAAGCCCATCAACCCGGAGACCCTGGACGGGAAGATCCTCGCTGTCG ACATCAGCATATGGCTGAACCAGGCCGTGAAGGGGGTGAGGGACCGGGACGGCAACAGCGTCCAGAACGCCCACCTCCTCACTCTCTTCCACCGCGTCTGCAAGCTGCTCTTCTTTCGCATCCGGCCAGTCTTTGTGTTTGACGGGGACGCACCGCTGCTGAAGAGGCAGACTCTG GctctgaggaggcagaggaaggaggagttGAGCCAAGAGTCCAAACAGACCAATGAGAAACTCCTCAAGACGTTCCTCAAGAGACAAGCTATCAAAGCTGCACTTGGAGACCGCAG TCAGGATCCTCTCCCCAGCCTCTCCACTGTGAAGAGACCTGAGGTGGACGACATGTATGTTCTTCCAGCCCTCCCacctgcagaggagaaggaCGAAAGCGGATCAGAGGCCAGGCAAAG ttcagatgaggaggaagataaAGAGTTAGAGGGGAGTGACAGTTATCACATGTATCAG GGCGATCTGCCTGGAGACCCCAACTCAGTGGACATCAACTCAGAGGAGTTTGCCATCCTGCCTCCTGAGATGAAACACGAGATCCTCAAAGACATGAAGGAGTTTTCCAAACGACGCCGCACCCTGTACCAGCAACCTCCAGAG GGCTCAGGTGACTTTTCTCAGTACCAGTTGTCCGGcctgctgcagaggaacaagCTGAACCAGCGTCTGGAGGGAGTGGAGAAAGAGATGAACGAGCGGAGCGCCGGCAGCGCTCCACAGCTCTGCCAACAGGACGGGCAGAGTCACAGCGTGGAGGCACGTCGACTGGTTTCAGAAGACAATTCCCACTATATCCTCATTAAAG GCTCCAAAAAGAGTAAAACTGCCACAGAGAGTAAAACTGCCACCGAGAGCCAACCTGCCACTGCACCCTGGTCTGGCAGCTCCCTGACGGGCTGCAGAAGACGACCAGCCGACAGACCCGAGCCCCTGTGGCGTCCTGTttgtgagggagaggaggacaagTCGAGTCCCTCCAAAGAAGACTTCAAACGCTCAGCATCAGAACCCCCTCAGGGGGACACAGCGCCACCCTCCCCTCGCACACTCGAGGCGATCCAGGCCGCAATGAACGACAGCTCAGATGAGGAGACGGTGGGACGGGGTAAGAAGGATGGCAGCGTGTCTCCACGTACTCTGCTGGCAATCCAAAACGTCCTGGTTGAGGAGGAAGACAGTGGAGCTGAACAGAGAAACGTATCCGTCAACCTGCAGAAGACTATTCATCGTCCTGTGCCACAACTGGTgatcagcagctcagaggaagagacagaaccCCTTGATGTAAAGTGTTTATTAACTAGTACTGACTATAGGGAGAACCCGACAGGCAGAAGTCCACATGTGAAAGATAGCTTGTTAGTTAGTAGTTCTGAAGACGAGATGAAGGACGTGATTGGTCAGAGTAATAAAGCACTTCACACTGCAGTGCTGCCACAACCTCACAGGAAAGAGATGAGGtcagaagaggagatgaaggacAGAGAGCTGAAAGAGGATGTAACGACAGGAAGTGGAGGGCagatagaaaagaaagatgatttGGTTCAACcgcacgctgctgctgcttccagtCAAAACACATCATCCATCAATCTTTCTGCTCAGCGGTGTGTAAAACCTCTGAGTGCAGAGACTCAGCCTGTTCtgtcagagcagagaagaaacGTGTCCGCTGAGACTCTGGAGGagagtgatgaagatgatgtgaaGTCAGAGGGCGGCGAGGGGAGCGAGTCAGAAG agaGCTTCATGGAGGTCTCAGAAGAAGAATttaaagaggaggatgaagatgattcGATTGTTGAAATCAGAGAGATGGAGCGTCCGGCTGACGTCCATGAAGATGAGACCAAGAAGAAAGAAGAACCAGAGGAAAGTTCGACAGAGGctcaagctgctgctctgaaatCAGACgaggacaaacagagacaggatGAAGAGGACGAGCGAAAAGAAACAGAGGCCAGCTCAAATCCAGTGGTCAACGAATGGAATCACATGGATATG gaggagctggaggctctGGAGAGCTCTCTGCAGGTGGAGCAGAGCAGCCTGAGGgagcagaaacagcagcaggagaggatggCGAACACGGTCACCGGACAGATGTACCTGGAGAGCCAG GAGCTGCTGCGACTGTTCGGCGTGCCCTTCCTGGTGGCGCCGATGGAGGCCGAGGCTCAGTGTGCAGAGCTCGACCGCGCCGAACAGACTCACGGGACCATCACGGACGACTCTGATGTGTGGCTGTTCGGAGGGCGGCACGTGTACAAAAACTTCTTCAGCCAGAACAAATACGTGGAACATTACCAGTGCAGTGATCTGCAGAACCAACTGG gtCTGGACAGGACCAAGCTGATAAACCTGGCGTACCTGCTTGGAAGTGACTACACAGAGGGCGTGCCGGGGGTCGGGTACGTGACCGGCATGGAGATACTGAATGAGTTCCCAGGACCGGGGCTGGATCCGCTAACAcagttcag TCAGTGGTGGTCAGAGGCTCAGGAGAAAAAGCGCCTAGTGGCTAATCCGCGGGACACAAAGGTGAAGAAGAAGTTGAGGGATCTAAAACTGCGGCCTGGGTTCCCAAACCCGGCGGTGGCTCAGGCGTATCTGCAGCCCGCTGTGGACCACTCAGACGGCTCCTTCAGCTGGGGACGCCCCCAGATCGACGTGATTAAAGA GTTCTGTCTGAATCGCTTTGGTTGGAGCAGTCGGAAAACAGAGGAGACTCTTCAGCCTATGATCAAGCAGCTCAACACGCAGCAG ACTCAGCTGCGGATCGACTCTTTCTTCCGCATGGAGCAACAAGAAAAACAGGCGATCCGCAGCCAGCGACTCCGGCGAGCGGTCACCTGcctgaagaggaaggagaagggggaaggagcggaggagagtgaggaggagatgcCTTCCCCAATCAAATccaagagagggaaggaagcaAGCAAGAATtcaaagaaaggaggaggagagaaggaaacgGAGAGAGCCGTGGCAGGAGGAGGGTTTCTGGGGTCAGAGGTGACTGATGAATCTCCTCATACGTCTCTCAAG GACGTGAGCAGCGTCAACCACGAGTCCATCTCAGTAAAGTCTGCCCCTCAGTGTACTAAGACTCCACCTCGGAAggtcaggagcagcagcagcagctctggcgAGGACAGCGATGGTGTTGGCGAGGTCGCTATGGTTACAGCCCGATCTGTCTTTGAAGGCAGCGCACGAGGGCGCAACGCGAAAAACacgagagggagagggaagggaagaggaaagaaaacgcGAGGAAAAAACTGA
- the ercc5 gene encoding DNA repair protein complementing XP-G cells isoform X1, whose translation MGVHGLWRLLESSGKPINPETLDGKILAVDISIWLNQAVKGVRDRDGNSVQNAHLLTLFHRVCKLLFFRIRPVFVFDGDAPLLKRQTLALRRQRKEELSQESKQTNEKLLKTFLKRQAIKAALGDRSQDPLPSLSTVKRPEVDDMYVLPALPPAEEKDESGSEARQSSDEEEDKELEGSDSYHMYQGDLPGDPNSVDINSEEFAILPPEMKHEILKDMKEFSKRRRTLYQQPPEGSGDFSQYQLSGLLQRNKLNQRLEGVEKEMNERSAGSAPQLCQQDGQSHSVEARRLVSEDNSHYILIKGSKKSKTATESKTATESQPATAPWSGSSLTGCRRRPADRPEPLWRPVCEGEEDKSSPSKEDFKRSASEPPQGDTAPPSPRTLEAIQAAMNDSSDEETVGRGKKDGSVSPRTLLAIQNVLVEEEDSGAEQRNVSVNLQKTIHRPVPQLVISSSEEETEPLDVKCLLTSTDYRENPTGRSPHVKDSLLVSSSEDEMKDVIGQSNKALHTAVLPQPHRKEMRSEEEMKDRELKEDVTTGSGGQIEKKDDLVQPHAAAASSQNTSSINLSAQRCVKPLSAETQPVLSEQRRNVSAETLEESDEDDVKSEGGEGSESEESFMEVSEEEFKEEDEDDSIVEIREMERPADVHEDETKKKEEPEESSTEAQAAALKSDEDKQRQDEEDERKETEASSNPVVNEWNHMDMEELEALESSLQVEQSSLREQKQQQERMANTVTGQMYLESQELLRLFGVPFLVAPMEAEAQCAELDRAEQTHGTITDDSDVWLFGGRHVYKNFFSQNKYVEHYQCSDLQNQLGLDRTKLINLAYLLGSDYTEGVPGVGYVTGMEILNEFPGPGLDPLTQFSQWWSEAQEKKRLVANPRDTKVKKKLRDLKLRPGFPNPAVAQAYLQPAVDHSDGSFSWGRPQIDVIKEFCLNRFGWSSRKTEETLQPMIKQLNTQQTQLRIDSFFRMEQQEKQAIRSQRLRRAVTCLKRKEKGEGAEESEEEMPSPIKSKRGKEASKNSKKGGGEKETERAVAGGGFLGSEVTDESPHTSLKDVSSVINHESISVKSAPQCTKTPPRKVRSSSSSSGEDSDGVGEVAMVTARSVFEGSARGRNAKNTRGRGKGRGKKTRGKN comes from the exons ATGGGGGTGCACGGACTGTGGAGGCTGCTGGAGAGCTCAGGGAAGCCCATCAACCCGGAGACCCTGGACGGGAAGATCCTCGCTGTCG ACATCAGCATATGGCTGAACCAGGCCGTGAAGGGGGTGAGGGACCGGGACGGCAACAGCGTCCAGAACGCCCACCTCCTCACTCTCTTCCACCGCGTCTGCAAGCTGCTCTTCTTTCGCATCCGGCCAGTCTTTGTGTTTGACGGGGACGCACCGCTGCTGAAGAGGCAGACTCTG GctctgaggaggcagaggaaggaggagttGAGCCAAGAGTCCAAACAGACCAATGAGAAACTCCTCAAGACGTTCCTCAAGAGACAAGCTATCAAAGCTGCACTTGGAGACCGCAG TCAGGATCCTCTCCCCAGCCTCTCCACTGTGAAGAGACCTGAGGTGGACGACATGTATGTTCTTCCAGCCCTCCCacctgcagaggagaaggaCGAAAGCGGATCAGAGGCCAGGCAAAG ttcagatgaggaggaagataaAGAGTTAGAGGGGAGTGACAGTTATCACATGTATCAG GGCGATCTGCCTGGAGACCCCAACTCAGTGGACATCAACTCAGAGGAGTTTGCCATCCTGCCTCCTGAGATGAAACACGAGATCCTCAAAGACATGAAGGAGTTTTCCAAACGACGCCGCACCCTGTACCAGCAACCTCCAGAG GGCTCAGGTGACTTTTCTCAGTACCAGTTGTCCGGcctgctgcagaggaacaagCTGAACCAGCGTCTGGAGGGAGTGGAGAAAGAGATGAACGAGCGGAGCGCCGGCAGCGCTCCACAGCTCTGCCAACAGGACGGGCAGAGTCACAGCGTGGAGGCACGTCGACTGGTTTCAGAAGACAATTCCCACTATATCCTCATTAAAG GCTCCAAAAAGAGTAAAACTGCCACAGAGAGTAAAACTGCCACCGAGAGCCAACCTGCCACTGCACCCTGGTCTGGCAGCTCCCTGACGGGCTGCAGAAGACGACCAGCCGACAGACCCGAGCCCCTGTGGCGTCCTGTttgtgagggagaggaggacaagTCGAGTCCCTCCAAAGAAGACTTCAAACGCTCAGCATCAGAACCCCCTCAGGGGGACACAGCGCCACCCTCCCCTCGCACACTCGAGGCGATCCAGGCCGCAATGAACGACAGCTCAGATGAGGAGACGGTGGGACGGGGTAAGAAGGATGGCAGCGTGTCTCCACGTACTCTGCTGGCAATCCAAAACGTCCTGGTTGAGGAGGAAGACAGTGGAGCTGAACAGAGAAACGTATCCGTCAACCTGCAGAAGACTATTCATCGTCCTGTGCCACAACTGGTgatcagcagctcagaggaagagacagaaccCCTTGATGTAAAGTGTTTATTAACTAGTACTGACTATAGGGAGAACCCGACAGGCAGAAGTCCACATGTGAAAGATAGCTTGTTAGTTAGTAGTTCTGAAGACGAGATGAAGGACGTGATTGGTCAGAGTAATAAAGCACTTCACACTGCAGTGCTGCCACAACCTCACAGGAAAGAGATGAGGtcagaagaggagatgaaggacAGAGAGCTGAAAGAGGATGTAACGACAGGAAGTGGAGGGCagatagaaaagaaagatgatttGGTTCAACcgcacgctgctgctgcttccagtCAAAACACATCATCCATCAATCTTTCTGCTCAGCGGTGTGTAAAACCTCTGAGTGCAGAGACTCAGCCTGTTCtgtcagagcagagaagaaacGTGTCCGCTGAGACTCTGGAGGagagtgatgaagatgatgtgaaGTCAGAGGGCGGCGAGGGGAGCGAGTCAGAAG agaGCTTCATGGAGGTCTCAGAAGAAGAATttaaagaggaggatgaagatgattcGATTGTTGAAATCAGAGAGATGGAGCGTCCGGCTGACGTCCATGAAGATGAGACCAAGAAGAAAGAAGAACCAGAGGAAAGTTCGACAGAGGctcaagctgctgctctgaaatCAGACgaggacaaacagagacaggatGAAGAGGACGAGCGAAAAGAAACAGAGGCCAGCTCAAATCCAGTGGTCAACGAATGGAATCACATGGATATG gaggagctggaggctctGGAGAGCTCTCTGCAGGTGGAGCAGAGCAGCCTGAGGgagcagaaacagcagcaggagaggatggCGAACACGGTCACCGGACAGATGTACCTGGAGAGCCAG GAGCTGCTGCGACTGTTCGGCGTGCCCTTCCTGGTGGCGCCGATGGAGGCCGAGGCTCAGTGTGCAGAGCTCGACCGCGCCGAACAGACTCACGGGACCATCACGGACGACTCTGATGTGTGGCTGTTCGGAGGGCGGCACGTGTACAAAAACTTCTTCAGCCAGAACAAATACGTGGAACATTACCAGTGCAGTGATCTGCAGAACCAACTGG gtCTGGACAGGACCAAGCTGATAAACCTGGCGTACCTGCTTGGAAGTGACTACACAGAGGGCGTGCCGGGGGTCGGGTACGTGACCGGCATGGAGATACTGAATGAGTTCCCAGGACCGGGGCTGGATCCGCTAACAcagttcag TCAGTGGTGGTCAGAGGCTCAGGAGAAAAAGCGCCTAGTGGCTAATCCGCGGGACACAAAGGTGAAGAAGAAGTTGAGGGATCTAAAACTGCGGCCTGGGTTCCCAAACCCGGCGGTGGCTCAGGCGTATCTGCAGCCCGCTGTGGACCACTCAGACGGCTCCTTCAGCTGGGGACGCCCCCAGATCGACGTGATTAAAGA GTTCTGTCTGAATCGCTTTGGTTGGAGCAGTCGGAAAACAGAGGAGACTCTTCAGCCTATGATCAAGCAGCTCAACACGCAGCAG ACTCAGCTGCGGATCGACTCTTTCTTCCGCATGGAGCAACAAGAAAAACAGGCGATCCGCAGCCAGCGACTCCGGCGAGCGGTCACCTGcctgaagaggaaggagaagggggaaggagcggaggagagtgaggaggagatgcCTTCCCCAATCAAATccaagagagggaaggaagcaAGCAAGAATtcaaagaaaggaggaggagagaaggaaacgGAGAGAGCCGTGGCAGGAGGAGGGTTTCTGGGGTCAGAGGTGACTGATGAATCTCCTCATACGTCTCTCAAGGACGTGAGCAGCGTCA TCAACCACGAGTCCATCTCAGTAAAGTCTGCCCCTCAGTGTACTAAGACTCCACCTCGGAAggtcaggagcagcagcagcagctctggcgAGGACAGCGATGGTGTTGGCGAGGTCGCTATGGTTACAGCCCGATCTGTCTTTGAAGGCAGCGCACGAGGGCGCAACGCGAAAAACacgagagggagagggaagggaagaggaaagaaaacgcGAGGAAAAAACTGA